Genomic segment of Actinomycetota bacterium:
CCGCCTACCGCTTCGAGCTGAGGGTGGAGGACTCTCCGGCGCCGCGCGATCTGGACCCCGAGAAGATCGACCGCTTAATGGTCATACTCATGGACAACGCCTGCGAGCATTCTCCGCCTGGCTCCACCATCGACGTGACGGTGGAGGAACGGGACGAGGGCTTGCTGGTCTCGGTTATGGACCACGGGGTGGGTGTCCCGGAGGGCGAGCGCGAGCTCATCTTCGAGCGCTTCCACCAGGTGGAGGACACCCTGCGCCGCTCATCCCAGGGCATGGGGCTGGGCCTGTACATCGCCCGCGAGATCGTGCAGGGGCACGGAGGCCGCATCTGGCACGAGCACCGCGAGGGCGGGGGGTCCATCTTCCGCTTCACCATCCCCTGAGCCGATGGGAAGCCCAGGCCGCCTGCGGCGCCCCTGCGCGCGCTGGGTGACCGCTATGTTCACCACCGCCGGGCTCACCCTCTCGGCCGCCCCGGACACCGCGCGCAAATAGGCGTCCAGGGGGTCAGGCCCGGATTTTGGATCATGGACCGCCCTCAGTCAGGATAGCTGTTTGTCAGAGGGGTCAGTCGTTCATGTCTTGCGGACGAGACGCCACCGAGAATGAGAACAGCTCTTCGCCACCAAGACACCACATATCGCTTATCTAAGGTTTTTTCGGAGCGGCCCCTAATTATCAACTTCTTGTGCTTGATTCCTTCGATCAATGGGTCTCGATCCAAATTCCGGGCCTGACCCCTTGGGTTTGACCCCTTGGATTTTGCCCTTCACCGGTCGATCTCGAACACGCACGCCTCGGCGCCCGCGGCCGCGCAGGCCACCTCCCTGGCCTCCAGCCTCTCGCCGGTGATGGCGCTGACATGGCCGGCCACCAGCCCCGCGAAGATGTGGCACACCGGCTCGCCCGAGGGCGGCAGCCACGCCGCCTCCTGGGAGTTGAGCAGGGTCACCCGGATGGGGCGGGAGCGGTAGTCGAATTCCGCGATGCGGCCCCATCCTCCCTCGTTGAGGATCAGCCGCGCCACCATGGTCTCCACGTGATCCAGGAAGCGGGCCATCCTGGGGTCGGAGCGCACCCTGTCGATGAGCCCGGCGCTGGTGACCAGGGGGACCAGGATCTTCGGGGCCCAGCGTCCCTGCTCCAGGGCGTAGGTCGCCTCCTTGAAGCCGGCCTGGTAGCCGATCTCGTAGAGGTAGCGCTCCTTCTCCGCTCCCGCCGCCTCCCCCAACACGTGGTGGAGGATCTCGACGATCTCCGAACCGAAGAGCACCTCGTCCACGCCGCCGATACCGATGCGTCCCTTCTCCGCGTCCACGTCGTGGATCTCGAAGGCGGTAGACCCCATATAGGCGCGGGGCAGGACCGGGAGCAGCCCAGAGAGCAGCGGCGCGTTGGCCACGGGTCGCAGGAAATACCTGACAAACCGCGGATGTCTGTCCGCGAACTCCAGCGCGGCCAAGGCCATGCGCAGCTTGATCCCCACGAACATCCTTCTCCTCCTCCCTCGCCCGGCGGCGGATCTGCTCCCGCTGGGATCGTTCCCTCACTCGTATTCCACGCTCACCGCGTCCAAGCGCACCGCCTGGTTTCCGTCGCCGACCAGGAAGACCCTGACGTGCAGGGTGCCGCTCCCGGCCTGGGCCGCGAAATCGCCGATGTGGCTCTCCACCTCCGAAGCGAGGTTGGCCTCCCTGCTGGTCGCGGCCTCGCTCCAGCGCTCCCCGTCGTGGTAATACCAGGTCTCGCCATCCGGTGAGAGCTGGTAGAGCACCGCGCCCTCGCTGCCCTCGCCCAGGGTCTCAGCGAACCCGGTGAGCCTCGTATAGGCGACGCCCTCCCGGGTGACCAGGGAGGGTCCGGCGGCGGCGTAGGCGCCGGGCGGATACTTGACGATGAAGGTGGTGTGCCCGACATCCTCGTTGCCCGCCAGGTAGGAGAAACCCAGGGTATAGATGTTGCCCTCCCCGTCGACAAGGCAGGAACGCGTGCCCACCAGGTAGCCT
This window contains:
- a CDS encoding 4-vinyl reductase, with product MFVGIKLRMALAALEFADRHPRFVRYFLRPVANAPLLSGLLPVLPRAYMGSTAFEIHDVDAEKGRIGIGGVDEVLFGSEIVEILHHVLGEAAGAEKERYLYEIGYQAGFKEATYALEQGRWAPKILVPLVTSAGLIDRVRSDPRMARFLDHVETMVARLILNEGGWGRIAEFDYRSRPIRVTLLNSQEAAWLPPSGEPVCHIFAGLVAGHVSAITGERLEAREVACAAAGAEACVFEIDR